The sequence CGCGCCTATCACCTCGACCAGCGGCATTTTGGCGACGGGATTGAAGAAGTGCACGCCCACCAAGCGCTGTGGATCGAGTAGCCCTTCGAGCAGCGTCGCCAGCGACAGGCTGGAGGTATTGGTGGCCAGCAGTGCCCCCGGCTTGAGACGGGGCTCGATTTGCCGGTAGAGCGCCTGTTTGGCCTGCACCTGTTCGGAAATCGCCTCAATGACCAGGTCGGCGCGGGAGACGCCGTTGCCCTGAGGGTCGGGAATGAGGCGGTCGAAGGCCGCACGCGCTTGACGACGATCTTTCAGGCGCCGGGAAAACAGGGTGCCGGCCCGTTTGATCGCCGCGGCGATGCGCTCCATCGACATATCCTGCAAGGTCACAGTCAGTCCTTTGTACGCGCACCACGCGGCAATGTCGGCTCCCATGACACCCGCCCCTATCACGTGGACGTGATCGATGGCGGATTGGCCGCGTGCGTTGGCCTTGAGCCTTTCCTGCAGACGGAATACCCGCAGCAGATTGCGTGCGGTAGGAGATTGGATAATGCGCGCCAGCAGGTGCGCAGCGCGCAGCGCGTTGCCATGATGGCGCTCCCATATCTCAACGATGGCCGCCGGGGCGGGGTAGTGTCCTTGCGGATCCTTCTGCGCAATGGTCTTGCGTGCGCGTGCGGCGATGATGCCGCGCAATGGCCAGCGATTGGTCAGTGCCGCCAGGGCTCGCGCGCGGCGGGCCGGCTTGGCGGACAAGACCATCTGGCGCGCCGCCTGGCGCAGCAGCCGTTCAGGCACGCGCGCATCGGCCAGACCGAGTGCGGCAGCTCGGCGCGCGTCGACACGCCGGCCAGTGAGCATCATGTCCAGCGCCGCGGGAGCACCGATGAGCGCCGGCAGGCGCAGCATGCCGCCCCATCCCGGGAAAATGCCGAGCATCACTTCCGGCAAGGCCAACGCGGTGGAGGGCGCATCGGCTACCACCCGATAGCGGCACGCCAGCGCCAATTCCAGTCCGCCTCCCAGGCACTGCCCATGAATCAGCGCCAGCGTCGGATAATGCACCCGGGCCAGGCGGGCGAAAAGATTCCAGCCGCGCTCGACCAACGCACGGGCATCCTCGGGCGTGGCCAGATGGGCGAACTCCTCAATGTCGGCGCCCACCACGAACCCGCCCGGCTTGGCCGAGCGGATGATCAAGCCCTTCGGCGGCGCGCTGTCGAGATGATCGAGTACGTGAGCGAACTCGGCCATGACATCGGCCGACAGCGCATTGACGCTGGAGTCGGCTCGGTCGAGCACCAGCCATGCCAGCCCGTCGCTTTCGCGCTCCAGCCTCCAATGTCGCCAGGGTGTTGCAGCGCTCATCGTGCGTCCTCCAGAGTTTCAACCAGCATGGCTCCGCCTTGTCCGCCACCTATGCAGATAGCCGCCATGCCACGCTTTTTTCCGCGAGCGCGCAATGCCTGCAGAAGATGCAGCACAATGCGCGCGCCCGATGCGCCGACGGGGTGACCAATGGCGATGGCGCCACCGTCGACATTCAGGCGTTGCGGATCCAGCGTGCCCCAGGCGGGCGTGCCGAAGTGTTCATTGCAATAGATGTCGTCCTGCCATGCGGCCAGGCACGCCAGCACCTGGGCGGCGAAGGCTTCGTTGATTTCCCAGAGGTCCAGGTCGTTGAGTCCCAGCCCATGACGTTGCAGGATGGGCGTGGCGGCATGTACCGGTCCCAGCCCCATCTGGGCTGGATCGAGGCCAGCCCATTGGCTGTCCAGAATGCGCCCGATTGGCTGCAGATCCCAACGCCGTACCGCAGCCTCGGAAGCCAGCAGAACCAGTGCCGCCCCATCGCTGACCTGCGAACTATTGCCTGCTGTCACGTTGCCGAACGGTTTGTCGAAGACCGGTTTGAGCCGGGCGAGCTTGTCCACACTGGAGTCCGCGCGCACGCCATCGTCGGTCGGGTAGAGTTTGCCGCTGTCGTCGACCAGGGGCTGGATTTCCTCCAGCCGCCCGGCCTGCTGCGCGGCGAGCGCCCGCTCATGGCTGCGCGCCGAATAGGCATCCATCATGCTGCGGCTGATGCCAAAGCGTGTGGCGAGATTTTCTGCAGTCTGGCCCATGGATAGTCCGACGACCGGATCGGTCAGGCCCTTGAGCAGTCCGATCACCGGTGCCAGATAGCGCAAGCGCAGCTTGCCCAGCAGGGACAGGCGTGCGCCCATGCTGCGTGCGGCAAACCAACGGGCCAGCCAGCTCGCCATTTCGCTGGAAAACAGCACGGGGGAGCGCGACAAGGCATCGGTGCCGCCGGCCAGCACCAATTGGCTGCGGCCTAACTGAATGTTGGCGATGGCGCTGTCGAGGGCCTGCATTCCGGAGGCGCAATTGCGCTGCACGGTCCAGCCAGGCACGCGATGCCCGCAGCCCAGTCGCAGACCGATGACCCGGCCGATATTGACCTCGTCGGGTGATGGCGCGGCGCAGCCGATGATGACTTCGTCCAGATCGGCGGGGGTGAAGGGTTGCCGCAACAATAATGCACGGCCTGCCTGCAGCGCCAGATCCGAGGCAGCAAAGGGCCCTGGCCCGGTGCGGGTTTTGAGAAACGGTGAGCGGGCACCGTCGACGACGTAAATCGGTTCGAAAGGCATGGCGAATTCCTCAAGCGGTGGGCCGGCGGCTCAGGTCAGCAGGAAAGTCGTCGACGCTGACGACCTGATCGCGCAGGGCATTACGCTTTTGCATGATGGCATAGTCCTCTTGCCCCAGCGCTCCGGACTCGAATGCCGCCGTGGCCAGGTCGCGCACGTTGACCTTGGGGTTGTCGCCGAGCGTGCCGCTTTTCTGCAATGCGCGCAGACGGG comes from Bordetella holmesii ATCC 51541 and encodes:
- a CDS encoding enoyl-CoA hydratase/isomerase family protein, which gives rise to MSAATPWRHWRLERESDGLAWLVLDRADSSVNALSADVMAEFAHVLDHLDSAPPKGLIIRSAKPGGFVVGADIEEFAHLATPEDARALVERGWNLFARLARVHYPTLALIHGQCLGGGLELALACRYRVVADAPSTALALPEVMLGIFPGWGGMLRLPALIGAPAALDMMLTGRRVDARRAAALGLADARVPERLLRQAARQMVLSAKPARRARALAALTNRWPLRGIIAARARKTIAQKDPQGHYPAPAAIVEIWERHHGNALRAAHLLARIIQSPTARNLLRVFRLQERLKANARGQSAIDHVHVIGAGVMGADIAAWCAYKGLTVTLQDMSMERIAAAIKRAGTLFSRRLKDRRQARAAFDRLIPDPQGNGVSRADLVIEAISEQVQAKQALYRQIEPRLKPGALLATNTSSLSLATLLEGLLDPQRLVGVHFFNPVAKMPLVEVIGAAGNEAAQSRACAFVGQLGKLPLPVRDAPGFLVNAVLAPYMLEAMRCLDEGMTPETVDAAMTRFGMPMGPLELADTVGLDIVLAAGSQLAGPQAPPRCLAERIARGDLGRKTGQGFYRWQNDQPQRGTPGQAQPGLAQRLITPLIDRTQVLVDTGVVADADLADAGVIFGTGFAPFTGGPLHYRQSQTGAPSRPVSSQQHTE
- a CDS encoding acetyl-CoA C-acetyltransferase family protein, which encodes MPFEPIYVVDGARSPFLKTRTGPGPFAASDLALQAGRALLLRQPFTPADLDEVIIGCAAPSPDEVNIGRVIGLRLGCGHRVPGWTVQRNCASGMQALDSAIANIQLGRSQLVLAGGTDALSRSPVLFSSEMASWLARWFAARSMGARLSLLGKLRLRYLAPVIGLLKGLTDPVVGLSMGQTAENLATRFGISRSMMDAYSARSHERALAAQQAGRLEEIQPLVDDSGKLYPTDDGVRADSSVDKLARLKPVFDKPFGNVTAGNSSQVSDGAALVLLASEAAVRRWDLQPIGRILDSQWAGLDPAQMGLGPVHAATPILQRHGLGLNDLDLWEINEAFAAQVLACLAAWQDDIYCNEHFGTPAWGTLDPQRLNVDGGAIAIGHPVGASGARIVLHLLQALRARGKKRGMAAICIGGGQGGAMLVETLEDAR